The proteins below come from a single Vitis vinifera cultivar Pinot Noir 40024 chromosome 9, ASM3070453v1 genomic window:
- the LOC132254369 gene encoding uncharacterized protein LOC132254369 yields MNSASSISANVNNIPVLNSTNFKKWKEHVIIVLGCMDLDFALREDCPSDLTSASTAEQRSTMEKWERSNRMSLMIMKHSIPEAIRGAIPEETQAKAFLDQIANRFAANEKVETSTILSKLVSMRYKGKENIREYIMEMSNLVTRLKALKLELSEDILVHLVLISLPTQFSPFKISYNTQKEKWTLNELIAQCVQEEERLKQEKIESAHLASTAQGFGTNKKRKRDNKGKQTAVSGTSKQKEQKKQDKEITCFFCKKAGHMKKTCTKYAAWREKKGLPKEPNAN; encoded by the exons atgaattcagCATCTTCTATATCTGCAAATGTTAATAACATTCCTGTGCTTAACAGCacaaatttcaagaaatggaaagagCACGTTATAATTGTGCTCGGGTGCATGGATTTAGACTTTGCATTAAGGGAGGATTGCCCATCAGATCTTACTAGTGCCAGCACTGCTGAGCAAAGGTctactatggaaaaatgggaacgatccaatcgcatgagtctaatgattatgaAGCACTCAATTCCAGAAGCAATAAGGGGTGCAATACCTGAGGAAACCCAAGCCAAGGCATTCTTGGACCAGATAGCAAACCGATTCGCTGCAAACGAAAAGGTTGAGACAAGcactattcttagtaagcttgtctctatgcggtataaagggaaagagaatatcagggagtacattatggaaatgtctaatcttgtgacgagactcaaggcactaaagttagagttgtcggaagacatactcgtgcacttggtcttgatctctctgcctacacaattcagtccattcaaaatcagttacaatacacaaaaggaaaaatggactttgaatgagcttattgctcaatgtgtgcaagaggaagagagattgaagcaagaaaagatagaaagtgctcacttggcttccacTGCTCAGGGATTTGGtaccaacaagaaaagaaagagggacaataaaggaaaacaaactgcaGTTTCTGGGACATCAAAGCAAAAAgagcaaaagaaacaagataaggagatcacttgtttcttttgcaaaaaggctggtcatatgaagaagacatgtaccaaatacgctgcttggcgtgaaaagaaag ggttgcctaaggagccgaatgccaactga